The genomic window AGCAATAATTTCCAAGATCTATTATCCGTTGGCTTAATTCAGATTAGCGAGCTAAAAGCAGTTCAAGCTGTTCGCCCACTTCGCCACAGGCATCGGCTAACTGGGCGAGGGCGGTGGCAATCTGGTAGTAGAACACCGCATCGAGAACGGGAAAGCTGTCTTCGCTCTTACCCAGCTGGCGAACCAGGCGCTGCTGCTGCGCGTCACAGCGTCGTACCTGCCGCTCAAGGGACGTCAGCATCTTCTCCATGATCTTGCGTTCCCGCTTGCCAAAGCCCTCGGTAACGAGCTCATCGAGCTCCCGGATCGCGGTAAGCGCTTCGCCCACGGTTGCCGCAAGGAGGCTGCAGTGCTTATCAAGAATTGTTTGTAGCGGCGCAGGAAAGCGCATGCCGCGTAAAGCCACGGGCCTTGCTATCTCCCGGACACACACGGTGATGCGGTTTTGTATATCAAGGAGCTCAAGGAGGTCCGGACGGGGCATGGCCAGAAGCAATCCCCGGGGGAGGTGCTGGCGGATTTCCCGTCGGAGTTTGCGCGCGTCCGCGGTGGTGCTGTCAATGACGCTGTGAATCTCCGCAACGCGGGTCCAGTCCTGGTCCGCGCTTGCCGCGAGGAGCTCACAAAGGAGCTGCACGGTCTCCTGCGCGAGCTGCATATGCTCCTGAATTGGCCGGATCGGAGACCGACCAAATAGCTTGCCCAAAGGACTTGTCATGCAAGCGCCATCTCTAGTCTCGGGAAGTCGCGGAGTATAGAGCCTGATTGCGCCATCTGTCTTGTCTCGAATTATGAAATATAACCACACTCCTTTTAAGGCTTTATGCGGTCGAAGTCGAGGGTGAAGGCGTTCTGCTGTGATAGCATGCGGTAGCGCCAATAGCCGTGAAAACAGGGGTTTTTCCCATGCTTAAGCCGCAAAACAGCGAGCCTGCGGAAGGCAAGCTGACACTGAAGGCTTTACTCGAAGGATTGCTTAGGGACGGCCGTATTGCTGCGGGTGATCTTCGTCGCTTGCAGGGCCTCTCTCCCGGCGCGATTCACCCGCTGGTTTTTCTTGCTGAGCAGAAGCTCCAGGACCTCGAAAATCCCGGCCAGACCCTCGATATGACAGCGCTCCTGGACTGGTTGAGCCATCGTTGTGGCCAGACGGTGGTAGAGATTGATCCTTTAAAGGTGAATGTCTCGGAAGTCTCAGAGGTCATGTCACGGGCTTTTGCGGAGCGCCATCGAATTCTCGCCGTGGACGTCACCGATGAAGAGGTAGTAATTGCCAGCGCTGAACCCTATCAGCGCGCCTGGCAGGGCAACCTTGAGCAGGTGCTGCGCAAGCAGATTCGCCGGGTTCTTGCCGACCCGCGGGATCTCGTACGGTACACCGCCGAGTTTTACACCATGGCAGGATCCGTACGGGGTGCCCGGGCTGCGGGTAAAGGCAGCACCGCGGGGAACATCGGCAACCTGGAGCAGATGCTGGAGCTGGGCTCTATGCGGGAGCCCGATGCCAATGATCAGCATATCGTCAGCATCGTGGACTGGTTGTTGCAATACGCGTTTGAGCAGCGCGCCAGTGATATCCACATCGAGCCCCGGCGCAACGTGGGCAATGTGCGCTTCCGTATCGACGGCGTCCTGAATACGGTGTACGAACTACCGGAACAGGTCTGCGCCGCCGTCACCAGCCGCATCAAGATTCTCGGTCGCATGGATGTCGCTGAAAAACGGCGAC from Congregibacter litoralis KT71 includes these protein-coding regions:
- a CDS encoding DUF47 family protein — encoded protein: MTSPLGKLFGRSPIRPIQEHMQLAQETVQLLCELLAASADQDWTRVAEIHSVIDSTTADARKLRREIRQHLPRGLLLAMPRPDLLELLDIQNRITVCVREIARPVALRGMRFPAPLQTILDKHCSLLAATVGEALTAIRELDELVTEGFGKRERKIMEKMLTSLERQVRRCDAQQQRLVRQLGKSEDSFPVLDAVFYYQIATALAQLADACGEVGEQLELLLAR